TTCGAAGCCGCACAGATCGACGGCGCCAGTACAGTCAGGATCTACCTGCGCGTCATCATCCCACAGCTCAAGGCCGCATCGGTGAGCGCGGCGGTCGTGTTGATGGTGTTCGCGCTGAAGACGTTCACCTTCCTGTACGCGCTGACGGGGGGATACACGCCACCGAAAGGCACTGACATACTGGCGACGTTGATGATGCGAGAGGCGTTCAACAACGTCCAGTGGGCGTATGGAGCAGCGATCGCCACTATGCTGTTGATCATGGCTCTGGGCGTCATTTCGCCGTATCTCTACTACCAGCACAAACAGGGGAGTCTCTAACCATGGCACGAGAATCACTTGCTGACATCGACGTTGCAGGAATCGTAAACGGGATGGATGCCCGGCGGCTCGGGATCTACATCGTGGTGACGCTGTTCATCGCGTTTTTCCTCGCGCCGCTGGAGGCGGGGATCCTGACAGCGATCAAAACCGACGCATCGATCTCCCAGACGGTGCCGTTTCTCCCGCCGGGTGCCGACGGAGTGACAGCCGAAAACGTTGGAACCGCCTTCGACCAGTTATACGGCAGCATCATCAATTCGCTCGTGATGGCGATTCCGGCCACGCTCATCACTATCGTGTTCGCCAGCATGGCCGCTTACGGTCTTACGATGATCGACTGGCGGGGACAGGTCGGAATTCTCGTGTTGTTCCTCATCGGCGTGTTCGTGCCCTACCAGGCGGTCATCATTCCGATCGATAAGTTCTGGTATCAGGTCTTCCCGTTGGCTGAGATGCTCGAGCCAGTCGCACGGTTGAAACTCGTCGAACCCGGACATCTGCAGTTGGTTCCGTTGACGATCACCCACATCGCATACGGAATCCCGATCGTCACGGTCCTGTTTCGGGGATACTACCAGAGTATGCCCACATCGTTCATCGAAGCCGCAAAGATCGACGGCAAAAGCCTCACGAGCATCTATAAGGACATCGTCCTTCCGCTGTCGAAACCGATGTTCGGGGTGGTGTTCATCTACCAGTTCACGCAGATCTACAACGAGTTCCTGTTCTCGTTGACGATCATCAAGTACGCGAACGCGACAGCGGCGACGATGACGCTGGTGCTGTCCGGCATCGGTGCCTCGATATCCGGCGTCGATTACGGTCTTCGGATGGCTGCGGCGTTTCTTGCCGCGCTTCCGACCCTGGTGTTGTACATTGCGTTTTCCGAACAGTTCGCGAAAGGACTCCAAACGGGCGGAGCATAATCGGTTTCAGAATATCTACGACACAAACAGTAAACATGGCTAACATAACGATAGAAACACTCACGAAACGCTTTGACGACGTTGTCGCCGTCGATGACGTGAACGTCGACATCGAGGATGGAGAGTTCATCGTTCTCGTCGGTCCGTCGGGGTGTGGCAAGACGACGACGCTCCGGATGATTGCCGGATTGGAAACGCCTTCAGAGGGTCAGATACAGTTCGACGGAGACCTGATGAATTATCGTACGCCCCAAAACAGGGACGTTGCGATGGTGTTTCAGGACTACGCCCTGTATCCACACATGACCGTTCGCGGTAACATGAAGTTCGGGTTGGAAGAAGAACCCGACTTCACGGACGAAGAACGCAAACAGCGGGTCGAAGAAGTCGCGGAACTGCTCGACATCTCCGAGCTGCTCGACCGTCGTCCCGAGGAGCTATCTGGGGGCCAACAGCAGCGTGTGGCGCTCGGGCGGGCGATCGTTCGCGATCCGGAGGTGTTTTTGATGGACGAGCCGCTGTCGAATCTGGATGCGAAGCTCCGCGCTCAGATGCGGACGGAGCTCCAACAGCTCCAAGAGCAACTCGACGTGACGACCGTCTACGTGACACACGATCAGACCGAAGCGATGACGATGTCCGATCGGATGGTAGTGATGAACGACGGCGTCCTCCAGCAAGTCGGGGAGCCCCTCGAACTGTACCACGAACCGACCAACACGTTCGTTGCCCAGTTCATCGGCGAACCATCGATGAACTTCCTCGATGGAACGTACGAGAACGAGACGTTCGTCTCCGACCAGCTGACCTACCCGTTCGACGACCGGCTCGCGGATGCCCTCGGTAGGAGGTCCGACGGCGATGAACTGCTGTTAGGCATCCGGCCCGAAGATATCGAGCTGCACGATCCTGATGGCGAAACACGGGGGGAGGCCAGCCATGAGAACCACACGGCAGAAATGAACGTGACTGTGGTAGAGCCGATGGGCAACGAAAACGTGATCCATCTCACGTTCCCCCACTCTTCGAGCGAAACCGATGATCTCATCGCGGTCGCTGACGGAATGCGGCGGATCGACACGGACAGCGACATCCTCGTTCACATTCCACCTGAAGCCATACACGTGTTCGATGCGGAGACCGGTGACGCGCTCCACAATCGACGCCTCGAATACGAAGGGAAGGTAGTTCAGATCTGATTACGAACAGAGATTTTGTCCTTTTGTCGGCTCTATAGGGCGCTCGTGGCGAATCCTCCGTCGATCGTGAGTATCTCGCCAGTGATGTACGACGCCGCATCGCTAGCGAGAAAGACCGCTCCACCGACGATCTCCTCGCGCTCTGCGACACGGCTGAGCGGCGTGCGCTGATCGATCCGGTCGCGTTTTTCGGTCCCCTCGGCGTAGGTCTCCTCGTTCTGTGGCGTGATGACGAAGCCAGGAGCGATCGCGTTGACTCGAAGCTCCGGAGCCAATTCCTTTGCGGCCGCCCGTGTGAACGCTTCGACGCCGCCCTTCGCCGCGGAGTAGGCTGGCAGTTTCGCCATCGAAAGCCTGGCTGTCAGCGAGGAGATAGTGATGATGGCACCGCCGTCGGTCATCGCGGGTGCGAACGTTTGTGTGACGCGCCGGACGCCATCAAGTGCGACGTCGGTTACTCGATCCCAGTCGTCGTCATCGATCCCGAGAACTGATTCCCGGGAGATCGCACCCTGTGAGACGACGACCACATCGATGCCGCCGAGTTCTTCGATCGCCGCCTCACGAACCCGCTCGATCGTTGCTGTCTCGGTGACATCGCACGTGACCCGTGTGGTGGTCACACCGCGCTCTTCGAGCGCTGCAGCGGTAGTATCGACCTTGTCCTCGCTTCGGCTGGTCCCGATCACGTCAGCTCCTTCACTTCCAAACCCGAGAGCGATAGCCTGTCCGATTCCGCTCGTCCCACCGACGACAACGACCCGCTTGTCGCTGACACTCACCGGTGTGTGTTCGTACGAAACCATACGGGGGGTGCGATCGGAACTCGTATCATGGTTTCGGTACCAGTCTCGCAGTATCCCGTAGAATTATAACTACTGGACTGTCAGTACTCATCGTCCATGCGTGGATTGGCGAAAGTGAGCCGGACGAACGGTGCGATGGAACTTGTCGATCGAGAACGACCGAAGCCGGACCCCAACGAGGCGCTCGTTGAAGTCGAATACGCAGGGCTCTGTGGGAGCGACGCTGGCATCTACGAGTTCGAATCGGCGTTCGAGCGAATGGAACTGCCGACCGTCATCGGACACGAATACACCGGGCGAAT
The sequence above is drawn from the Halocatena salina genome and encodes:
- a CDS encoding SDR family NAD(P)-dependent oxidoreductase encodes the protein MVSYEHTPVSVSDKRVVVVGGTSGIGQAIALGFGSEGADVIGTSRSEDKVDTTAAALEERGVTTTRVTCDVTETATIERVREAAIEELGGIDVVVVSQGAISRESVLGIDDDDWDRVTDVALDGVRRVTQTFAPAMTDGGAIITISSLTARLSMAKLPAYSAAKGGVEAFTRAAAKELAPELRVNAIAPGFVITPQNEETYAEGTEKRDRIDQRTPLSRVAEREEIVGGAVFLASDAASYITGEILTIDGGFATSAL
- a CDS encoding carbohydrate ABC transporter permease, which produces MARESLADIDVAGIVNGMDARRLGIYIVVTLFIAFFLAPLEAGILTAIKTDASISQTVPFLPPGADGVTAENVGTAFDQLYGSIINSLVMAIPATLITIVFASMAAYGLTMIDWRGQVGILVLFLIGVFVPYQAVIIPIDKFWYQVFPLAEMLEPVARLKLVEPGHLQLVPLTITHIAYGIPIVTVLFRGYYQSMPTSFIEAAKIDGKSLTSIYKDIVLPLSKPMFGVVFIYQFTQIYNEFLFSLTIIKYANATAATMTLVLSGIGASISGVDYGLRMAAAFLAALPTLVLYIAFSEQFAKGLQTGGA
- a CDS encoding ABC transporter ATP-binding protein, which produces MANITIETLTKRFDDVVAVDDVNVDIEDGEFIVLVGPSGCGKTTTLRMIAGLETPSEGQIQFDGDLMNYRTPQNRDVAMVFQDYALYPHMTVRGNMKFGLEEEPDFTDEERKQRVEEVAELLDISELLDRRPEELSGGQQQRVALGRAIVRDPEVFLMDEPLSNLDAKLRAQMRTELQQLQEQLDVTTVYVTHDQTEAMTMSDRMVVMNDGVLQQVGEPLELYHEPTNTFVAQFIGEPSMNFLDGTYENETFVSDQLTYPFDDRLADALGRRSDGDELLLGIRPEDIELHDPDGETRGEASHENHTAEMNVTVVEPMGNENVIHLTFPHSSSETDDLIAVADGMRRIDTDSDILVHIPPEAIHVFDAETGDALHNRRLEYEGKVVQI